The Flavobacterium johnsoniae genomic sequence TATTAAAGGTATTCTTGAAAAAAGTGACAACATATATCAGGATTTAAAAAACATCGTCGATAAAGAGAGTTAAAAAAGGAAACTCAAAATTTTAAAATCATTTTCATTCAAAGTAAAAAAGATTTATTTTTAATAATTGTAATTGAAAAACAAAATAGTAATTATTTTAATTTTAACTTCAGCTGCATTTTATTAAAAGGCCGACATTAATTTTTTACTACTTATGAATGAACTGCGAAAACATATTGAAGAAGTTACGCCGCTCACGGATGAAGAATTTGATTATATAAAAACATTTTTTACTGAAAAAAAAGTGAAAAGACATCAATATCTTCTTCAGGACGGAGACAAAGTTTCTTCTGAATATTGGATCATCAAAGGTATTTTTCGGGCTTTTTATATTGATAAAGAAGGAAAAGAACATATTGTACAGTTTGCCTTAGAAAACTGGTGGCTCTCTGATTATAATGCTTTTTTTAATGAAAAGGAATCTGATATAAATATTGTTTGTATGGAAGATGCAGAAGTTTTATGCCTGACACTTTCTGGAAGAGAAAAAATAGCATCAGAACTTCATAAAATGGAACACTTTTTTAGAATGAAACTGACCAAAGGCTATTCGGCACAACAGCGTAGGATAATTTCACTTCTTTCAAACAATCCAAAAAAGAGGTATGAAGAATTTGCCAGTCTTTATCCGAACATTATGCAAAAAATACCTAAAAAATATATAGCCGAATATCTGGGAGTAAGCCGGGAAACTCTAAGCAGATTGTATTCTAACCATTAAAACTTTTTTTTAAAGTTTAATATCAGCACTTCTTTCTCAATAAAACCAATGTTATTTGCTTAAAAACAATAAACATTTAATTATCAATACTTTATACTTAAAAATTCTTAGTATATTTATTGATCTGTACACACCCTTTACTTAATTAAGATTTTTTTTCTTAACCCAAGTCAATGATTCCAAAAGAATCTCAGACCTACTTTTGCCTCATAAAATCATCAGAATTAACAGCTAAGTCTCAATTCTGATTTTAACCCCAAAATCTTTAACTCCTTTACATCTAAAGGCTTGTTTTAAAAATGTGATTCAAATCACACTTTTAAAGTGAGTTGACGCAACCTGTAGTTTTTACAGTTGGCGGAACTTTGTCATGGAAGTAAAGCTAATTATAGATCACAAATTTTGTTTAAAGAATTTAACCAATTAAAAAATAAAAATTATGAAAACAACAGCTTATAAATCAATTTCAAAAAAAGTACTGGCATTTGCAGCTTGCACTTTTTCTCTTATGACCGGA encodes the following:
- a CDS encoding Crp/Fnr family transcriptional regulator, which produces MNELRKHIEEVTPLTDEEFDYIKTFFTEKKVKRHQYLLQDGDKVSSEYWIIKGIFRAFYIDKEGKEHIVQFALENWWLSDYNAFFNEKESDINIVCMEDAEVLCLTLSGREKIASELHKMEHFFRMKLTKGYSAQQRRIISLLSNNPKKRYEEFASLYPNIMQKIPKKYIAEYLGVSRETLSRLYSNH